One Telluria mixta DNA window includes the following coding sequences:
- a CDS encoding 3-oxoacyl-ACP reductase family protein has translation MTSLTGKIAFVTGGSRGIGAAIVRRLASDGATVAFTYVNAEDRARQLAADIDAAGGHALPLRADSADAQALQQAIAGVAARLGRIDILVNSAGILVHKDLGETTLEDYDRIAAVNVRALFVATQAAAPHMREGGRIVNIGSMVADRAGSPGVALYAMSKAAVAGLTRGLARDLGPRGITVNNVQPGPTETEIVADEGVRAYLRSQIPVGRMGQDAEIAGLVAYLVGNEAGYVNGASLTIDGGFVA, from the coding sequence ATGACTTCCCTCACCGGCAAGATCGCATTCGTCACCGGCGGTTCGCGCGGCATCGGCGCCGCCATCGTCCGCCGCCTCGCTTCCGATGGCGCTACCGTCGCCTTTACCTACGTCAATGCGGAAGATCGGGCACGCCAGCTGGCGGCCGATATCGACGCGGCAGGCGGCCACGCCCTGCCCCTGCGCGCGGACAGCGCCGACGCGCAGGCACTGCAGCAGGCCATCGCGGGCGTGGCGGCGCGGCTCGGCCGCATCGACATCCTCGTCAACAGCGCGGGCATCCTCGTCCACAAGGACCTCGGCGAAACAACGCTGGAGGACTACGACCGCATCGCGGCCGTCAACGTGCGCGCGCTGTTCGTCGCCACGCAGGCGGCCGCGCCGCACATGCGAGAAGGCGGACGCATCGTGAACATCGGGAGCATGGTGGCGGACCGCGCGGGCAGCCCCGGCGTGGCGCTGTACGCGATGAGCAAGGCCGCCGTGGCCGGCCTCACGCGCGGGCTCGCGCGCGACCTCGGGCCGCGCGGCATCACGGTGAACAATGTGCAGCCGGGGCCGACGGAGACGGAGATCGTCGCGGACGAAGGCGTGCGCGCCTACCTGCGCTCGCAGATCCCGGTGGGACGAATGGGGCAGGACGCCGAGATCGCCGGGCTGGTCGCTTACCTCGTCGGGAACGAGGCGGGATATGTCAACGGTGCGTCGTTGACGATCGATGGCGGGTTCGTGGCCTGA
- a CDS encoding TetR/AcrR family transcriptional regulator produces MARTKVFEPAAALDAAVRVFWEQGYEATSTDDLLRAMGIGRQSMYDTFGDKKQLYLAALTHYTDTGGAALRRRLAAGPSPLAALEAFLREIAGADAALRARGCLSVNAVAEFGQGDADVQALIERSQRVTEDIFAEVLTRARQAGELAPGLDPAAAAHFIHTAIRGMRISAKAGADAAQLGATVDFVIAALKARATPVAEV; encoded by the coding sequence ATGGCAAGAACGAAGGTATTCGAACCGGCCGCGGCGCTCGATGCGGCGGTGCGGGTATTCTGGGAGCAGGGGTACGAGGCGACGTCCACGGACGACCTGCTGCGCGCGATGGGCATCGGCCGCCAGAGCATGTACGACACGTTCGGCGACAAGAAACAGCTGTATCTCGCCGCGCTCACGCATTACACGGACACGGGCGGCGCGGCGCTGAGGCGCCGTCTCGCGGCCGGACCGTCGCCGCTGGCCGCGCTCGAGGCGTTCCTGCGCGAAATCGCCGGCGCGGACGCGGCCCTGCGTGCGCGCGGCTGCCTCAGCGTCAATGCAGTGGCGGAATTCGGCCAAGGGGATGCTGACGTGCAGGCGCTCATTGAACGGTCGCAGCGGGTCACGGAAGACATCTTCGCGGAGGTCCTCACACGCGCGCGCCAGGCGGGCGAGCTGGCGCCCGGCCTCGATCCGGCCGCGGCCGCGCATTTCATCCACACGGCCATCCGCGGCATGCGCATCAGCGCGAAAGCGGGCGCCGACGCGGCGCAACTCGGCGCGACGGTCGATTTCGTCATCGCCGCACTCAAGGCGCGCGCGACGCCCGTCGCGGAGGTCTGA
- a CDS encoding MarR family winged helix-turn-helix transcriptional regulator → MPDDNDTRAKAARMADFMCFAIYSTNLAYSRVYKPVLDALGLTYPQYLAIIALWEQDQLTVKALSEKLFLEPSTVTPMLKRLEAMGYVRRERDKEDERNVRISLTDAGRALREKGLGFGKQTVAASGLSPEEFPLLQKAIVQLRDNLIDAAGKTEA, encoded by the coding sequence ATGCCTGACGACAACGACACCCGTGCCAAAGCGGCCCGCATGGCGGACTTCATGTGCTTTGCGATCTACTCGACCAATCTCGCGTATTCGCGCGTGTACAAGCCCGTGCTGGACGCGCTGGGCCTCACCTACCCGCAATACCTGGCGATCATCGCGCTGTGGGAGCAGGACCAGTTGACCGTCAAAGCCTTGAGCGAAAAACTGTTCCTGGAGCCGAGCACGGTCACGCCGATGCTCAAGCGGCTGGAAGCGATGGGCTATGTGCGCCGCGAACGCGACAAGGAAGACGAGCGCAACGTCCGCATCTCCCTCACGGACGCGGGCCGCGCGCTGCGCGAAAAGGGGCTGGGATTCGGCAAGCAGACGGTCGCCGCGTCCGGCCTCAGCCCGGAAGAATTCCCGCTGCTGCAAAAGGCCATCGTGCAGTTGCGCGACAACCTGATCGACGCGGCGGGCAAGACGGAAGCCTGA
- the maiA gene encoding maleylacetoacetate isomerase yields MKLYDAAISSAAARVRIALALKGLQVDRIPVEIVGAGAENRRPAYRDVNPQGLVPALLTDDGVLLTQSLAIVEYLDEVYPQAPLLPADPATRAWVRAFVLAVLAETHALVTPRVANHLATMPGFDGTTAPAWRRHWTEEGIDALEALLARRHAVTPSRFCAGDAPGLADVFLFPQALNAARAGLPLARWPHVEAIAARLADIPAFRDNAQR; encoded by the coding sequence ATGAAACTGTACGACGCCGCCATCTCGTCCGCCGCCGCGCGGGTGCGTATCGCCCTCGCGCTGAAGGGTCTGCAAGTCGACCGCATCCCCGTCGAGATCGTGGGCGCGGGCGCGGAGAACCGCCGGCCGGCCTACCGGGACGTGAATCCGCAAGGCCTCGTGCCCGCGCTGCTGACGGACGACGGCGTGCTGCTGACGCAATCGCTGGCCATCGTCGAATACCTGGACGAGGTCTACCCGCAGGCGCCGCTGCTGCCGGCGGATCCGGCGACGCGCGCCTGGGTGCGCGCGTTCGTGCTGGCCGTGCTGGCCGAGACGCATGCGCTGGTGACGCCGCGTGTTGCGAACCATCTCGCGACCATGCCGGGCTTCGACGGGACGACCGCGCCCGCGTGGCGCCGTCACTGGACGGAAGAGGGGATCGATGCGCTGGAGGCGCTGCTGGCGCGCCGCCATGCCGTGACGCCCAGCCGCTTCTGTGCGGGCGATGCGCCGGGCCTGGCGGACGTCTTCCTGTTCCCGCAGGCGTTGAACGCGGCGCGCGCGGGCCTGCCGCTGGCGCGCTGGCCGCACGTGGAGGCGATCGCCGCGCGGTTGGCCGACATCCCCGCGTTCAGGGATAACGCACAGAGGTAA
- a CDS encoding ATP-binding protein yields MKPWWPRSLYARLALILFAGLALAQGLSVALTFTERDQATTNLMMGYVEREVASSVALLDLLPAAERPAWLPRLARRSYRFILGPGETAGAMPDEKLSAQIAHSIEQGIGRSYPLSVNGLGNEGRMQVHLRLSDGSPLTIDVQPMHGVPLSPWLPYVLAAQLAILAACCWFAVRQAVGPLRVLAEAADALGPDLRPVELPERGPSEVLRSARAFNAMQKRIAAYVDERVRILAAISHDLQTPITRMRLRVDMMDDEAQQPKLRADLDELQGLVKDGIGYARAMHGAREPARAVDLDAQLDSLVLDYRDAGSAVNLEGRIGSPVQTRPKALRRIIGNLVDNALRYGGGADIVAGRDSQGAVLIRVLDNGPGIPAEQLEAVFEPFFRLEASRNRDTGGTGLGLAIARQLAGSLGGTLTLHNRPEGGLEARLTLP; encoded by the coding sequence ATGAAGCCCTGGTGGCCGCGCAGCCTGTATGCGCGCCTGGCGCTGATCCTGTTCGCGGGCCTCGCGCTGGCGCAGGGCCTGTCCGTCGCGCTGACGTTCACGGAACGCGACCAGGCGACGACGAACCTGATGATGGGGTATGTGGAACGCGAGGTGGCAAGCTCCGTCGCCCTGCTCGACCTGCTGCCGGCGGCCGAGCGCCCGGCATGGCTGCCGCGTCTCGCACGGCGCAGCTACCGCTTCATCCTCGGCCCGGGCGAAACGGCGGGCGCGATGCCGGACGAGAAGCTGTCGGCGCAGATCGCGCACTCGATCGAACAAGGCATCGGCCGCAGCTATCCCCTGTCCGTGAACGGCCTCGGGAACGAGGGCCGCATGCAGGTGCACCTGCGCCTGTCGGATGGCTCCCCGTTGACCATCGACGTGCAGCCGATGCACGGCGTCCCGCTGTCGCCGTGGCTGCCGTACGTGCTGGCCGCGCAACTGGCGATCCTCGCCGCGTGCTGCTGGTTCGCGGTGCGCCAGGCCGTGGGGCCGCTGCGCGTGCTGGCCGAGGCGGCCGATGCGCTCGGGCCGGACCTGCGCCCCGTCGAACTGCCGGAACGCGGCCCGTCCGAAGTCCTGCGCTCGGCGCGCGCGTTCAACGCCATGCAGAAACGCATCGCCGCGTACGTGGACGAGCGCGTGCGCATCCTGGCCGCCATCTCGCACGACCTGCAGACGCCGATCACCCGCATGCGCCTGCGCGTGGACATGATGGACGACGAAGCCCAGCAGCCGAAACTGCGCGCCGACCTCGACGAGTTGCAGGGCCTCGTCAAGGACGGCATCGGCTACGCGCGCGCGATGCACGGCGCACGGGAACCAGCGCGCGCCGTCGACCTCGACGCCCAGCTCGACAGCCTCGTGCTGGACTACCGCGACGCGGGCAGCGCCGTGAACCTCGAAGGCCGCATCGGTTCGCCGGTGCAGACGCGCCCCAAGGCGCTGCGCCGGATCATCGGCAACCTTGTCGACAACGCGCTGCGCTACGGCGGCGGCGCCGACATCGTCGCCGGGCGGGACAGCCAGGGCGCGGTCCTCATCCGCGTGCTCGACAACGGTCCCGGCATCCCCGCCGAGCAGCTGGAAGCCGTGTTCGAACCGTTCTTCCGGCTGGAAGCGTCGCGCAACCGGGATACGGGCGGCACGGGCCTCGGCCTGGCTATCGCGCGCCAGCTGGCGGGAAGTCTCGGCGGGACGCTCACCCTGCACAACCGGCCGGAGGGCGGGCTCGAGGCGCGCCTTACCCTGCCCTGA
- a CDS encoding response regulator — protein sequence MNETDHVLVVDDDRGIRELVGAYLEKQGLRVTLAANGREMRNALMHATPDLILLDLMMPGEDGLTLCRELRAGKHRAVPIVMLTARDDETDRVVGLELGADDYVPKPFAVRELLARIRAVLRRTRMLPPNLQVTEAAKLIAFGDWRLDTVGRHLLDESGVEVAMSGAEYRLLRVFLDHPQRVLSRDQLMGLTHGNDAEFFDRSIDLLVSRLRQRLGDGAREPRYIKTLRNEGYVFSAEVTILEGKTI from the coding sequence ATGAACGAGACCGATCACGTCCTGGTCGTCGACGACGACCGCGGCATCCGCGAACTGGTCGGCGCGTATCTGGAAAAGCAGGGCCTGCGCGTCACCCTGGCCGCCAACGGCCGCGAGATGAGAAACGCGCTGATGCACGCGACGCCCGACCTGATCCTGCTCGACCTCATGATGCCCGGCGAGGACGGCCTCACCTTGTGCCGCGAACTGCGCGCGGGGAAGCACCGCGCGGTCCCGATCGTGATGCTGACGGCGCGCGACGACGAGACCGACCGCGTCGTCGGCCTGGAACTCGGCGCCGACGACTACGTGCCGAAGCCGTTCGCCGTGCGCGAACTGCTGGCCCGCATCCGCGCCGTCCTGCGCCGCACGCGCATGCTGCCGCCGAACCTGCAAGTGACGGAAGCCGCGAAACTGATCGCGTTCGGCGACTGGCGCCTCGACACGGTCGGCCGTCACCTGCTCGACGAGAGCGGCGTCGAAGTCGCGATGAGCGGCGCGGAATACCGCCTGCTGCGCGTGTTCCTCGACCACCCGCAGCGCGTGCTGTCGCGCGACCAGCTGATGGGCCTCACGCACGGCAACGACGCGGAATTCTTCGACCGCTCGATCGACCTGCTCGTGAGCCGACTGCGCCAGCGCCTGGGCGACGGCGCGCGCGAGCCCCGCTACATCAAGACCCTGCGCAACGAGGGCTATGTGTTCTCGGCCGAGGTGACGATATTGGAAGGCAAGACGATATGA
- a CDS encoding cytochrome c biogenesis CcdA family protein, whose protein sequence is MTNPIESPLALLAGLATVASPCVLPVLPFLLGATVEQSSRRRPLLIVAGFVLSFSGFALALGAVSSAAQLAQETLRNVAIVLLGLSGLLRIWSRPWDLLVDTIRPLWAKLRGGDAVPKPSGAFVLGLSLGAVWTPCAGPVLASILALVVQAHDPTKAVQLVGLYALGAALPMLALIHGGQAIVQRVRGVARHAVALQRAFGVLVLASAAAIWFQVDTQIAAHVPSIFPTL, encoded by the coding sequence ATGACCAACCCGATCGAATCCCCCCTTGCCCTGCTGGCCGGCCTGGCCACGGTGGCGTCCCCGTGCGTGCTGCCCGTGCTGCCGTTTTTACTCGGCGCGACCGTGGAGCAGTCCAGCCGCCGCCGGCCGCTGCTGATCGTGGCCGGCTTCGTGCTGTCGTTCTCCGGGTTCGCGCTGGCGCTGGGCGCCGTGTCGAGCGCCGCGCAGCTGGCGCAGGAGACCCTGCGCAACGTCGCGATCGTGCTGCTGGGCTTATCGGGCCTGCTGAGGATCTGGTCGCGGCCGTGGGACCTGCTCGTCGATACCATCCGCCCGCTGTGGGCGAAGCTGCGCGGGGGCGATGCGGTGCCGAAGCCGAGCGGCGCGTTCGTGCTCGGCCTGTCGCTGGGCGCCGTGTGGACGCCGTGTGCCGGCCCCGTGCTCGCCTCGATTCTCGCGCTCGTCGTGCAGGCGCACGATCCGACGAAGGCCGTGCAACTCGTCGGCCTGTATGCGCTCGGCGCCGCGCTGCCGATGCTGGCGCTGATCCACGGCGGCCAGGCCATCGTCCAGCGCGTGCGCGGCGTGGCCCGTCATGCCGTGGCCCTGCAGCGCGCGTTCGGGGTGCTCGTGCTGGCCAGCGCAGCCGCGATCTGGTTCCAGGTCGATACGCAGATCGCCGCCCATGTCCCGTCCATCTTCCCAACCCTGTAA
- a CDS encoding thioredoxin family protein, protein MKIRFLIAAAAFVAAGAQAAPAPEFAGIDNWINSAPLSMQQLRGKVVLVDFWTYDCINCQHVLPYVKGWHQKYKDQGLVVVGVHTPEYGFERNLNNVKTAVQRNGITFPVAQDNRYATWSAYNNQFWPAFYLVDKKGEVVYTHFGEGDYAQTEATIRKLLAQP, encoded by the coding sequence ATGAAAATCCGTTTCCTCATCGCTGCCGCTGCCTTCGTCGCCGCTGGCGCACAAGCCGCCCCCGCACCGGAATTCGCGGGCATCGACAACTGGATCAACAGCGCGCCTTTGAGCATGCAGCAGCTGCGCGGCAAGGTGGTGCTCGTGGATTTCTGGACGTATGACTGCATCAACTGCCAGCACGTGCTGCCGTATGTGAAAGGGTGGCACCAGAAGTACAAGGACCAGGGGCTCGTCGTCGTCGGCGTGCACACGCCGGAATACGGGTTCGAGCGCAACCTGAACAACGTGAAAACCGCCGTGCAGCGCAACGGGATTACGTTCCCGGTCGCGCAGGACAACCGGTATGCCACCTGGAGCGCGTACAACAACCAGTTCTGGCCCGCGTTCTACCTCGTCGACAAGAAGGGCGAAGTCGTCTACACGCACTTCGGCGAAGGGGATTATGCGCAGACCGAGGCGACGATCCGCAAGCTGCTGGCGCAGCCGTGA
- a CDS encoding RDD family protein: protein MHETPSIKRRLITMVYETFLLLAVEMLAVALFLVVTLNNHAPFFQYAMKVWLFVVTGAYFVWGWTNSGHTLAMKTWRMQVVTTGGARLPLTTAIVRYLLAWGWFLPALLACTALGLKDRTQIGATIAVGVLAWGLTAFLDRDRQFLHDRLAGTRLVLLPKPAKAGAPAAPAEAS from the coding sequence ATGCATGAAACGCCGAGCATCAAACGCCGCCTGATCACGATGGTCTACGAGACCTTCCTGCTGCTGGCGGTGGAGATGCTGGCGGTGGCGCTGTTCCTCGTCGTGACACTTAATAACCACGCCCCCTTCTTCCAGTACGCGATGAAGGTCTGGCTGTTCGTCGTCACCGGCGCGTATTTCGTCTGGGGCTGGACCAACAGCGGCCACACGCTCGCCATGAAGACGTGGCGCATGCAGGTCGTCACGACCGGCGGCGCGCGCCTGCCGCTGACGACGGCCATCGTGCGCTACCTGCTGGCCTGGGGCTGGTTCCTGCCTGCCCTCCTCGCCTGCACGGCGCTCGGCCTGAAGGACAGGACCCAGATCGGCGCGACGATCGCCGTGGGCGTGCTGGCGTGGGGCCTCACGGCCTTCCTCGACCGCGACCGCCAGTTCCTGCACGACCGCCTGGCCGGCACGCGCCTCGTGCTGCTGCCGAAGCCGGCGAAGGCCGGCGCCCCCGCCGCGCCCGCCGAAGCGTCGTAA
- a CDS encoding DUF3106 domain-containing protein, protein MTANKLKVAGAAAAVVLVGAAALTVHQQGGFLPASGPATRDAADAAPATSTQPAKTATGSHKGGDKPLWRSLTPAQQVALQPLQAEWDQMDGVRKQKWLQLANRFATLKPEEQQRVHERMRAWVKLTPEQRELARETYTRTRKIAPKQKNATWETYQQLPEDQKKKLAASATARKTPRVVPSQANGKVVAPLGQGATSCPAGMIRNAVSAAPPCVTPPPPAPVQPAPVQPPANPQPAPEPEKQVPANWGITPNNA, encoded by the coding sequence ATGACGGCTAACAAGCTCAAGGTTGCCGGCGCCGCCGCCGCCGTCGTGCTCGTTGGCGCGGCCGCCCTGACCGTCCATCAGCAAGGCGGTTTCCTTCCCGCATCGGGCCCGGCCACGCGCGACGCGGCCGACGCCGCCCCCGCCACCTCCACCCAGCCCGCCAAAACGGCCACCGGCAGCCACAAGGGCGGCGACAAGCCCCTGTGGCGCAGCCTGACGCCGGCCCAGCAGGTGGCCCTGCAGCCGCTGCAGGCCGAATGGGACCAGATGGACGGCGTGCGCAAGCAGAAATGGCTGCAGCTCGCGAACCGCTTCGCGACCCTGAAACCGGAAGAGCAGCAGCGCGTGCACGAACGCATGCGCGCCTGGGTCAAGCTGACGCCCGAGCAGCGCGAGCTGGCGCGCGAAACCTATACGCGCACCCGCAAGATCGCCCCGAAGCAAAAGAACGCGACGTGGGAAACCTACCAGCAACTGCCGGAAGACCAGAAGAAGAAACTGGCCGCCTCGGCCACGGCCCGCAAGACGCCGCGCGTCGTGCCGTCCCAGGCCAACGGCAAGGTCGTCGCACCGCTGGGCCAGGGCGCGACGTCGTGCCCGGCCGGCATGATCAGGAACGCCGTCTCGGCCGCGCCGCCGTGCGTGACGCCGCCACCACCCGCGCCGGTCCAGCCCGCACCGGTGCAGCCCCCCGCCAATCCCCAGCCCGCACCGGAGCCGGAAAAGCAAGTACCGGCCAACTGGGGTATCACGCCCAACAACGCCTGA
- a CDS encoding DUF3619 family protein, producing the protein MNTDDINLAYKIRHALNDNLDNLPASTTDRLAAARAAALARKKADAPVRAKQQRASFDLGALFSMQWVARAAVVAPLLLMAAGMVGVYQYETQQRAAELAELDAAVLSDDLPLTAYTDHGFNAYLAQQQQAQQQPQRAQ; encoded by the coding sequence ATGAACACCGACGACATCAACCTGGCGTACAAGATTCGCCATGCCCTGAACGACAACCTCGACAACCTGCCGGCCTCGACGACGGACCGCCTGGCCGCCGCGCGCGCGGCCGCGCTCGCCCGCAAGAAGGCGGACGCACCGGTCCGCGCGAAGCAGCAGCGTGCGTCGTTCGACCTGGGCGCGCTGTTCTCGATGCAGTGGGTGGCGCGCGCCGCCGTCGTCGCGCCGCTGCTGCTGATGGCGGCCGGCATGGTCGGCGTGTACCAGTACGAAACCCAGCAGCGCGCCGCCGAGCTGGCCGAGCTGGATGCGGCCGTGCTGTCCGACGACCTGCCCCTGACCGCCTACACCGACCACGGCTTCAACGCTTACCTGGCCCAACAGCAGCAAGCACAGCAACAGCCGCAGCGAGCCCAGTAA
- a CDS encoding RNA polymerase sigma factor has protein sequence MATDKELNDFLESVERRAFKQAAYAVRKDEAALDIVQDAMIKLAEKYGDKPLAELPMLFQRILQNTILDYFRREKVRNTWISLFGGLGRRDDDDEDFDILASYEAEEGTSAAESSADQVERAETLRLIEEEIQKLPARQREAFLMRYWQDMDVAETAQAMGCSEGSVKTHCSRATHSLQKALEAKGIKL, from the coding sequence ATGGCCACTGATAAAGAACTCAACGACTTCCTCGAGAGTGTCGAGCGGCGCGCCTTCAAGCAGGCGGCGTACGCGGTCCGCAAGGACGAGGCAGCGCTCGACATCGTTCAGGACGCCATGATCAAGCTGGCGGAGAAGTACGGCGACAAGCCCCTGGCCGAATTGCCGATGCTCTTCCAGCGCATCCTGCAGAACACCATCCTCGATTACTTCCGCCGCGAAAAGGTCCGGAACACCTGGATCAGCCTCTTCGGAGGCCTCGGCCGCCGGGACGACGACGACGAGGATTTTGATATACTTGCATCTTATGAGGCCGAGGAAGGAACGTCCGCCGCGGAGTCGAGCGCGGATCAGGTCGAACGCGCGGAAACGCTGCGCCTGATCGAGGAAGAGATACAAAAACTCCCGGCGCGTCAACGGGAAGCGTTCCTCATGCGTTACTGGCAGGACATGGATGTGGCCGAGACGGCCCAAGCGATGGGATGCTCCGAGGGCAGTGTAAAAACGCATTGTTCTCGCGCTACGCATTCCCTGCAGAAAGCCCTGGAGGCCAAGGGAATTAAATTATGA
- a CDS encoding glutathione S-transferase family protein — MMRILGKASSINVRKVLWTATELDIPFEREDWGSGFRSTQEPEFLALNPNAMVPVLVDGDVVLWESNTISRYLATRYGDGRLLPGDAVARAKVEQWMDWQATELNNAWRYAFMGLVRNSPAHQDPVQIAAGIAGWNRQMGLLERHLETAGDYVAGGAFSLADIVLGLSAHRWRKTPMSERPDYPAIAAWMARLEARPAARAWLPDEIA, encoded by the coding sequence GTGATGCGCATCCTCGGAAAGGCAAGCTCGATCAACGTCCGCAAGGTGTTGTGGACCGCTACGGAACTCGACATCCCGTTCGAACGGGAAGACTGGGGCAGCGGCTTCCGCTCCACGCAGGAACCGGAGTTCCTCGCGCTGAACCCGAACGCGATGGTGCCGGTGCTGGTCGACGGGGATGTCGTGCTGTGGGAGTCGAACACGATCAGCCGCTACCTGGCCACGCGTTATGGCGACGGGCGCCTGCTGCCGGGCGATGCGGTGGCCCGCGCGAAGGTGGAGCAGTGGATGGACTGGCAGGCGACGGAATTGAACAATGCGTGGCGCTACGCGTTCATGGGCCTGGTACGCAACAGTCCCGCGCACCAGGATCCGGTGCAGATCGCCGCAGGCATCGCCGGCTGGAATCGCCAGATGGGCCTGCTCGAACGGCACCTGGAAACGGCCGGCGACTACGTGGCGGGCGGGGCGTTCTCGCTGGCCGACATCGTGCTCGGCCTGTCGGCACACCGCTGGCGCAAGACGCCGATGAGCGAGCGCCCCGACTATCCCGCCATCGCGGCCTGGATGGCGCGGCTGGAAGCCCGGCCCGCCGCCAGGGCGTGGTTGCCCGACGAAATCGCTTGA
- a CDS encoding acetolactate synthase 3 catalytic subunit, whose product MSNDAAAPITGAEIVVRCLAEEGVKHVFGYPGGAVLYIYDAIFKQDKFQHILVRHEQAAVHAADAYSRSSNEVGVCLVTSGPGVTNAVTGLSTAYMDSIPMVVISGQVPTNAIGQDAFQECDTVGITRPVVKHNFLVKDVKDLADTIKKAFYIARTGRPGPVLVDIPKDVSMQKATYSYPKEVEMRSYRPVDKGHAGQIRKAVQLLLAAERPMIYTGGGVILANASNELNKLVDKLGFPVTNTLMGLGAYRATDKKFVGMPGMHGTYEANMAMQHCDVLIAIGARFDDRVIGNPKHFASNPRKIIHIDIDPSSISKRVKVDIPIVGNVKDVLVELLSQLDAAEQRPNPAVQKWWQQIEDWRGRECLRYATSDELIKPQSVVEKVWEVTGGDAFITSDVGQHQMWAAQYYPFDKPRRWINSGGLGTMGVGLPYAMGVQMANPGATVACITGEGSIQMNIQELATCKQYHLTPKIILLNNRFLGMVRQWQELDYGSRYSESYMDSLPDFEKLAEAYGHVGMRIEKPGDVDGALREAFAMKDRLVFMNFITDRSENVWPMVKTGKGLSEMLLGSEDL is encoded by the coding sequence ATGAGTAACGACGCAGCAGCTCCCATCACGGGCGCTGAGATCGTAGTCCGTTGCCTGGCGGAAGAGGGCGTGAAGCACGTCTTCGGTTACCCCGGCGGTGCGGTTCTCTACATCTACGACGCCATCTTCAAGCAGGACAAATTCCAGCACATCCTGGTACGCCACGAGCAGGCAGCCGTGCACGCGGCCGACGCGTATTCGCGCAGCTCGAATGAAGTGGGCGTATGCCTGGTCACGTCCGGTCCGGGCGTCACCAATGCCGTCACCGGCCTCTCCACCGCATACATGGATTCGATTCCGATGGTCGTGATTTCCGGCCAGGTTCCGACCAATGCGATCGGCCAGGACGCATTCCAGGAATGCGACACCGTGGGCATCACGCGCCCGGTGGTGAAACACAATTTCCTCGTCAAGGACGTCAAAGACCTTGCCGATACCATCAAGAAAGCCTTCTATATCGCACGCACCGGCCGTCCGGGCCCGGTCCTCGTCGATATTCCGAAGGACGTGAGCATGCAGAAGGCGACGTACTCGTACCCGAAAGAGGTCGAGATGCGTTCCTACCGCCCCGTCGACAAGGGCCACGCCGGCCAGATCCGCAAGGCGGTGCAGCTGCTGCTGGCGGCCGAGCGTCCGATGATCTACACGGGCGGCGGCGTCATCCTCGCCAATGCATCGAACGAACTGAACAAGCTGGTCGACAAGCTCGGCTTCCCGGTCACGAACACACTGATGGGCCTGGGCGCCTACCGCGCCACCGACAAGAAATTCGTCGGCATGCCGGGCATGCACGGCACCTACGAAGCGAACATGGCGATGCAGCACTGCGACGTCCTGATCGCCATCGGCGCCCGCTTCGACGACCGCGTGATCGGCAACCCGAAGCACTTCGCGTCGAACCCGCGCAAGATCATTCACATCGACATCGACCCGTCGTCGATCTCGAAGCGCGTGAAAGTGGACATCCCCATCGTCGGCAACGTCAAGGACGTGCTGGTCGAACTGCTGTCGCAGCTGGATGCCGCCGAGCAGCGTCCGAACCCGGCCGTGCAGAAGTGGTGGCAGCAGATCGAGGACTGGCGCGGCCGCGAGTGCCTGCGCTACGCGACCTCGGATGAGCTGATCAAGCCGCAGTCCGTCGTCGAGAAAGTGTGGGAAGTCACCGGCGGCGACGCGTTTATCACGTCGGACGTGGGCCAGCACCAGATGTGGGCTGCGCAATACTACCCGTTCGACAAGCCGCGCCGCTGGATCAACTCCGGTGGCCTGGGCACGATGGGCGTGGGCCTGCCGTACGCGATGGGCGTGCAGATGGCGAATCCTGGCGCGACCGTGGCCTGCATCACGGGCGAGGGTTCGATCCAGATGAACATCCAGGAACTCGCGACCTGCAAGCAGTATCACCTGACGCCGAAGATCATCCTCCTGAACAACCGCTTCCTGGGCATGGTGCGCCAGTGGCAGGAACTCGACTACGGTTCGCGTTATTCCGAGTCGTACATGGATTCCCTGCCGGACTTCGAGAAGCTGGCCGAGGCCTATGGCCACGTCGGCATGCGCATCGAGAAGCCGGGCGACGTCGACGGCGCGCTGCGCGAAGCGTTCGCCATGAAGGACCGCCTGGTGTTCATGAACTTCATTACCGACCGCAGCGAAAACGTCTGGCCGATGGTCAAGACGGGTAAGGGCCTGTCGGAAATGCTGCTCGGATCGGAGGACCTGTAA